In Setaria italica strain Yugu1 chromosome IX, Setaria_italica_v2.0, whole genome shotgun sequence, the genomic stretch TTGGTCGGGCCCTGCTCCGTCGGCTCCGCCCGTCctccgacggccgccgccgccgccgttccggtGGCAATCACGAAGCTCGATCTCTGTCTAACTGTTAAGCCGCTCTTGTCTTCCTCCCGCAGAAAGCAGCGAGGCAATCGGCCGGCGCAGCAGGGGACTCAAACCTCAGGCGGCGACCGGAAATGGGGGCTCCGTAGCCAGCACCGCTGCTCCCCCTCCCTGACGAACGGTCCGTGTGAAGGAAAATGCGTCCCACCAGAATATAGTATAGCCAAATTCAGTGGCAAATTTTACGCTTGTTCTTTGCACAGACCTGAGCAACTCATACGTACTGACGAACAATACTCAtcagcaaagaagaagaagagtgcTGCTGAATTGTGAAGTGCACAAGGACAATTGTTGGCCTGCAGGCTCATTCTTGTGGAGAAACGCGATTCGAATCGTGCAAGGACTCCGCCCATGAAGATCAGAATCGATGCTTTACAGAGACATATTTCACAAATGACAGAGCATGTTCAGAAACCATACCAAACAGAGCAGCTGAAACTTGGCTATCACAGGCCAAGGAGACAAATAGGCAAtgaagcaaaaaataaaaataaaaatgctgCTGATATTCTTCAAGATGATAGTTGGCAATCACATGATGGTACTCAGCGCGGTTTCTGATGTTGGCCACAAACGAATTCATTCATTCCTATTACAATCTGCACTTATAAAACCAAACGCAAAATTACGATCTCATATATCCTTGACAATTGACATGATGCAGTGAATCTAGACAATTCGCACAAGGCCACACGTCTACTGGCTTGCTACCTCCGTTGGTCCAGAGCTTCCTGTTTCTTCCCCTGCcttggcctgctgctgctgctcggccgaCGCCTCCCGCGCCCTCCGCGACCGCAGCAGCATGGCGCGCATGGCCGGCGTCGCGAACGACGCCGCCTCGTTCGCCGTCCCTTCCGCCCTTGACGCGCCCGCGATCGAGTTCCTCGACGCCCCGACCGCGTTGAACGCCATCGCCGGCATCATGTTGGCGCGCTGCTGCGCGTGCATGCTGACGCCGGCGAGCATGTACGCGCGCCCGGACTCCACGTACCTCTCCCGGCTCGCCACGCGCCTGCGCATCTCGCGCAGCTCCGCCCCCAGCGCCGCGCTCGTCgggtcgccgccgcgcgccgcctccgaCTGCTCCACCGCCCGCTGCCTGTTCTCGAGTATCTCCACCGCCTCCTGGTATGCTCCCCGCTCCGCGGcagccctcgccgccgcgatgTCCTCGGTCGCCTCGACCCGGACGCGCTCCCGCTCCACCTCCATCGAGCGTTCCGCGTCCACCACTTGCTCCGGTCTCGCCACCACCGtgtccgccgccgtcacgtCGACGCCGGCACCACCCGCCGCATCCCGGTAACTGCAGCTCACCCTTATCAGAGTAGTCTCGGTCTCGCCGTCCGCTGCTGGAACAGCCAAAAACAGCAGGAAGCGCCGCTCCTCGTCCGCGTAGAGCTCGCCGACAGCGATCGAGGCAGAGCGGCCGTCCACGTCGACGCGGCTCTCGTAACGGCCGGACTTGATCGAAGCGATGCGAACTCCAGGATGCCCGGAGGAGATGGCGATGCGGGCCTCCTGGACCACGACGGTGAGCAGCCCGCCGATGCACTGCGCGAACGCGTCCTGGATGACAGCCTCGTTCTCGATGTACGAGAAGGTCCCGCCGGTGGCCTCGGCGATGACGTgcatcgccgccgcgtcgtggtCGTTGCCGAAGCCAAACGTGTGGATCGCCGCGGACCAGTCGCCGGTGCCGGTGCGCATGAACGACGGCGGCACGAGGTCCTCATAGTTGGGGATGCGGCCCTGCGCGCTTCGCGTCATGGTGTAGTTGTCCTGGCCGTCGGAGAGGAGTATGACGCTGGAGACGGCGTTCCGGTGCCGGCGCTCGTCGAGCACCTTGGCCGCCGTCCGGAGCCCCTCGGCGATGTTCGTGCCGCCGCGCGCAACGAGGGACTCGACGGCGCTCATGGCGAGACCCTTCCCGGCGTCCGACATGCGCAGGAGCCTGGTCACTCGTTGCGCCCCGGACGAGAAGGACACCACGCTGAGGCGATCGTGGGGCCCGAGGTTGTCGATGACGAACCCCATGGCCTGCTTCAGGAGCGCGAGCTTCTCCCCGCTCATGCTGCCGCTGACGTCGAGCACCGTCACGAGGTCGAGAGGCGCGCGCGgtgcgtcgccggccgccgcttcgCCGTCAACTATCCCGGGAGCCTTGACGTGCACGAGGACGGCAAAGTTGTCGGGGGACGAGTCCCTTGCGACGGCGGAGTACTCGGTGTGCGTCTCGACGGCGGCCAAAGCTCCACgagatgccgccgccgcggcttgtCGCTGGCCGTCGTGGCCAGATGGTAGCTCCaccggctcgtcgtcgtcgaacACCTCTGG encodes the following:
- the LOC101777447 gene encoding uncharacterized protein LOC101777447, whose translation is MEAPDQSNPCAICLGGMGAAGGQAIFTAECSHTFHFHCISASVAHGHLVCPLCNSQWRELPFVRPPQPAPVPPTLPQQPPPRHEPMHHVQPPPIRYRPFHSVQPPPQPAEPEVFDDDEPVELPSGHDGQRQAAAAASRGALAAVETHTEYSAVARDSSPDNFAVLVHVKAPGIVDGEAAAGDAPRAPLDLVTVLDVSGSMSGEKLALLKQAMGFVIDNLGPHDRLSVVSFSSGAQRVTRLLRMSDAGKGLAMSAVESLVARGGTNIAEGLRTAAKVLDERRHRNAVSSVILLSDGQDNYTMTRSAQGRIPNYEDLVPPSFMRTGTGDWSAAIHTFGFGNDHDAAAMHVIAEATGGTFSYIENEAVIQDAFAQCIGGLLTVVVQEARIAISSGHPGVRIASIKSGRYESRVDVDGRSASIAVGELYADEERRFLLFLAVPAADGETETTLIRVSCSYRDAAGGAGVDVTAADTVVARPEQVVDAERSMEVERERVRVEATEDIAAARAAAERGAYQEAVEILENRQRAVEQSEAARGGDPTSAALGAELREMRRRVASRERYVESGRAYMLAGVSMHAQQRANMMPAMAFNAVGASRNSIAGASRAEGTANEAASFATPAMRAMLLRSRRAREASAEQQQQAKAGEETGSSGPTEVASQ